The window CCCGCACACCACCTTTCACGCCGAAGTCTACTGCCTGACCAAGGAAGAGGGCGGGCGGCACACGGCCTTTGTCCAAGGCTACCGGCCGCAGTTCTACTTCCGCACGACCGACGTCACCGGCAACGTCACCTTGCCTGCCGGTACTGAGATGGTCATGCCGGGGGATAACATCACGGTGACGGTGGAGCTCATCCAGCCCGTGGCGATGGAGAAAGAGCAGCGCTTCGCGATTCGCGAAGGCGG is drawn from Candidatus Omnitrophota bacterium and contains these coding sequences:
- the tuf gene encoding elongation factor Tu (EF-Tu; promotes GTP-dependent binding of aminoacyl-tRNA to the A-site of ribosomes during protein biosynthesis; when the tRNA anticodon matches the mRNA codon, GTP hydrolysis results; the inactive EF-Tu-GDP leaves the ribosome and release of GDP is promoted by elongation factor Ts; many prokaryotes have two copies of the gene encoding EF-Tu), with amino-acid sequence PHTTFHAEVYCLTKEEGGRHTAFVQGYRPQFYFRTTDVTGNVTLPAGTEMVMPGDNITVTVELIQPVAMEKEQRFAIREGGKTVGAGVITEILK